The following coding sequences are from one Candidatus Nitrohelix vancouverensis window:
- a CDS encoding 3-deoxy-D-manno-octulosonic acid transferase, whose product MDFLYNIFSSALALVLSPILLFKMATNAAFRAEILERARVSPQLDASSGCVWFHAASVGEAQAAKIVIQALRADKPKQAIALSTFTRSGREFALKEGLEPVFLAPLDLSLFVRPFLNRLQPRLLVLIEAEFWPCLLRSCLNKGIPVLLVNGRMTEKTYTSYARFAWFFRWMTEGVVHFSMRGQEDADRIRNLGIDASRISIAGNVKFDALDSSSSQFKGSLIDSPLKITFGSTRPGDEGPIIEAMMKLREQFSDLYCVIAPRHLERMSEVERLIKEYGLDYKLHSRIGEDDSDAPLILVDQMGVLKHYYSVASIAFVGGGFNPRFGGHNILEPAAYNLPVLFGPHMNNFVEEARLLTESGGGWQLANVQALYPALLELLENSDERKRRGAAARKVLEENQGAVEKSLEWIDEILDKE is encoded by the coding sequence ATGGATTTTTTATACAATATCTTTTCCAGCGCGCTGGCGCTGGTTCTTTCTCCGATTTTATTATTCAAGATGGCGACCAACGCTGCTTTTCGCGCAGAAATACTGGAGCGCGCACGCGTTTCGCCGCAACTCGACGCGTCTTCGGGATGCGTGTGGTTTCATGCCGCCAGCGTCGGCGAAGCGCAAGCCGCCAAAATTGTCATTCAGGCCTTGCGCGCCGACAAGCCAAAGCAGGCGATTGCCTTGTCCACTTTCACGCGTTCGGGCAGGGAGTTCGCCCTTAAGGAAGGACTCGAACCGGTCTTTCTGGCGCCGTTGGATTTGTCTCTCTTCGTCCGACCCTTTCTAAACCGACTGCAACCGCGCCTGCTGGTATTGATCGAAGCGGAGTTCTGGCCCTGCCTTTTGCGTTCCTGTCTCAACAAAGGCATTCCTGTTTTGCTGGTCAACGGTCGCATGACGGAAAAGACCTATACCTCCTATGCGCGCTTCGCCTGGTTCTTTCGCTGGATGACCGAAGGCGTCGTGCATTTCTCCATGCGCGGTCAGGAGGATGCGGATCGCATTCGCAATCTGGGAATCGACGCAAGCCGCATCTCCATCGCGGGCAACGTGAAGTTCGACGCGCTCGACTCCAGCTCATCCCAATTTAAAGGAAGTTTGATCGACAGTCCGCTCAAGATCACCTTCGGCTCCACGCGTCCCGGCGACGAAGGGCCTATCATCGAAGCCATGATGAAATTACGCGAACAGTTCAGCGATCTGTATTGCGTGATCGCGCCGCGCCACCTCGAACGCATGAGCGAAGTGGAACGTTTGATTAAAGAATATGGACTCGATTACAAACTGCACTCGCGCATCGGCGAGGACGATTCCGACGCGCCTCTCATTCTGGTCGATCAAATGGGTGTGCTGAAGCATTATTACTCCGTCGCCTCCATTGCCTTTGTTGGCGGCGGATTCAACCCGCGCTTCGGCGGACACAATATTCTGGAACCGGCGGCCTACAATCTGCCCGTCCTCTTCGGACCGCATATGAATAATTTCGTCGAGGAAGCCCGACTGCTGACGGAATCCGGCGGCGGCTGGCAACTCGCCAACGTCCAGGCGCTCTACCCCGCGCTTCTGGAATTGCTGGAAAACAGCGACGAACGCAAACGACGCGGCGCGGCGGCGCGCAAGGTTCTGGAAGAGAATCAGGGCGCGGTTGAAAAATCTCTGGAGTGGATCGACGAAATTCTGGACAAAGAATGA
- the ppa gene encoding inorganic diphosphatase translates to MDINKIPTGQAPPWDINVIVEVPYRGDPVKYELDKKSGAIYVDRVMHTSMRYPCNYGFVPHTLSEDGDPIDVLVVSNSGFMSGCIVRSRPVGVLKMRDEQGEDEKILAVPVDALNPYYTGINQYYDLPKILLGQISHFFTHYKDLEPDKWVKVEAWEDAEHAAMLIEQAIAREAAEERDGI, encoded by the coding sequence TTGGATATTAATAAAATACCGACCGGCCAGGCGCCGCCCTGGGATATCAACGTTATTGTCGAAGTGCCTTATCGCGGCGACCCGGTGAAATACGAATTGGACAAGAAATCCGGCGCCATCTATGTGGATCGCGTGATGCATACTTCCATGCGCTACCCTTGCAATTATGGATTCGTTCCGCATACCCTTTCGGAAGACGGCGACCCGATCGATGTGCTGGTGGTGTCGAATTCCGGTTTCATGTCCGGTTGTATCGTGCGAAGCCGCCCGGTTGGTGTGTTGAAAATGCGTGACGAGCAGGGCGAGGACGAGAAAATTCTGGCGGTTCCGGTCGATGCGCTCAACCCCTATTACACCGGCATCAACCAGTATTACGATTTGCCGAAAATCCTGCTCGGTCAGATTTCACATTTTTTCACCCACTACAAGGACCTGGAGCCGGATAAATGGGTGAAGGTGGAAGCATGGGAAGATGCGGAACACGCGGCAATGCTCATCGAGCAAGCGATCGCGCGCGAGGCGGCGGAGGAACGCGACGGGATATAA
- the mazF gene encoding endoribonuclease MazF, with the protein MVAKKNYVPEKGHIIWLDFNPQAGHEQAGHRPALVISPKIYNDKAGLALACPITSKIKNYPFAVPLPSKAGCVLVDQIKSVDWRVRQAKYKSKAPKKVMEEVLGKLGVLIFDEG; encoded by the coding sequence ATGGTAGCCAAAAAGAATTATGTACCCGAAAAGGGGCATATCATTTGGCTCGATTTCAATCCTCAGGCGGGACACGAACAGGCGGGGCATCGACCGGCTCTGGTTATCTCTCCCAAAATCTACAATGACAAGGCGGGTCTGGCTCTGGCCTGTCCGATCACTTCAAAAATAAAAAACTATCCCTTTGCGGTTCCACTGCCTTCCAAAGCGGGGTGCGTTCTGGTCGATCAGATCAAGAGCGTGGACTGGCGGGTTCGTCAGGCGAAGTATAAATCCAAGGCTCCTAAAAAAGTGATGGAAGAGGTGTTGGGCAAGCTCGGCGTTCTGATTTTTGACGAGGGGTAG
- a CDS encoding AbrB/MazE/SpoVT family DNA-binding domain-containing protein, whose protein sequence is MDSTISAWGNSLGLRIPKAYAREVGLESGDKVAISVQGDHLLVKPLKKYSLKDLVGEIENTYGEVDFGAPEGKEVW, encoded by the coding sequence ATGGATTCGACAATCAGCGCGTGGGGAAATAGCCTGGGTTTGAGAATTCCCAAAGCTTACGCCAGGGAAGTGGGGCTGGAAAGCGGGGACAAGGTGGCGATCAGCGTTCAGGGCGATCATCTGCTGGTGAAGCCGCTCAAAAAATACTCCCTGAAAGATTTGGTCGGTGAAATAGAGAATACCTATGGCGAGGTCGATTTTGGCGCGCCGGAAGGCAAAGAAGTATGGTAG
- a CDS encoding Fic family protein, which produces MTYNWQLSDWPHFIYDLSGIEDVLFAFVERVGRVGGLLEGLPEADRDEAMIDIMVAEAIKTSEIEGEFLSRQDVMSSIRNNLGLGNALQSHDKRAQGIAELMIDVRNTFEEKLSKGKLFSWHSMVLKGSDKVKAGRWRTHKEAMQVISGPVGREKIHFEAPPSQIVPIEMFAFIKWFNDTAPGGKNEIKRAIVRSAITHLYFETIHPFEDGNGRIGRVLSEKALSQGIGRPVLLSLSKTIEANKKDYYEALKEGQRSNEITAWIAYFANRVLASQIQAEEEIDFTLRKTKFFDKFQDELNERQLKAVKRMLEEGPKGFTGGMSAKKYMAICQTSKATATRDLQDLLERGIFSATGGGRSTRYEINM; this is translated from the coding sequence ATGACTTATAACTGGCAACTATCAGATTGGCCTCATTTTATATACGATCTCAGCGGCATTGAGGATGTTCTCTTTGCATTTGTGGAACGTGTGGGAAGGGTTGGCGGCTTGCTGGAAGGCTTGCCGGAAGCCGACCGGGACGAGGCCATGATCGATATCATGGTCGCCGAAGCCATTAAAACTTCCGAAATAGAAGGCGAATTTTTAAGCCGCCAGGATGTCATGTCTTCTATCAGGAATAATCTTGGATTGGGGAATGCCCTGCAATCTCATGATAAAAGAGCCCAAGGCATTGCCGAACTCATGATCGATGTAAGAAACACGTTTGAGGAAAAACTGTCCAAAGGGAAATTGTTTTCCTGGCATTCAATGGTCTTGAAAGGAAGCGACAAAGTTAAAGCCGGAAGATGGCGCACCCACAAGGAAGCCATGCAGGTGATTTCGGGGCCCGTCGGAAGGGAAAAAATTCATTTTGAAGCTCCTCCCTCCCAAATCGTTCCAATAGAAATGTTTGCTTTCATTAAGTGGTTTAACGACACCGCTCCCGGTGGAAAAAACGAAATCAAAAGAGCGATTGTACGATCTGCGATAACGCATCTTTACTTTGAAACCATCCATCCCTTTGAAGATGGCAATGGAAGGATTGGTCGCGTCCTTTCTGAGAAAGCGTTATCACAGGGAATAGGCCGTCCCGTTCTCTTGAGTTTGTCAAAAACCATCGAAGCTAATAAAAAAGATTATTACGAGGCCTTAAAAGAAGGGCAAAGATCGAATGAAATCACAGCCTGGATTGCTTATTTTGCCAATCGGGTTCTTGCATCCCAAATCCAGGCAGAAGAGGAGATCGACTTTACCTTAAGAAAAACGAAATTCTTTGACAAATTCCAAGACGAATTGAACGAGCGTCAGTTAAAAGCCGTCAAACGAATGCTGGAGGAAGGGCCGAAAGGCTTTACAGGAGGTATGAGCGCCAAAAAATACATGGCGATCTGTCAGACTTCGAAAGCCACTGCCACGAGGGATTTGCAGGATTTGCTAGAAAGAGGTATTTTTTCGGCGACCGGAGGCGGACGTAGCACCCGATACGAAATAAATATGTGA
- a CDS encoding NADH-quinone oxidoreductase subunit B yields the protein MANIYQSDMELSLGNNVIVTQMTQAINWARKYSFFIYPFITACCGMEFMSVAGPRYDLDRFGAAFPRFSPRQADLLMVVGTISHKQAPILNRVYNQMTEPKWVVAYGVCTVSGGFYDNYATVMGIDTIIPVDVYIPGCPPRPEMVIDALIKLQDKVQAETLHDHVKGPSPVTPLDAL from the coding sequence ATGGCAAATATATATCAGTCCGACATGGAATTGAGTCTGGGCAATAACGTTATTGTGACCCAGATGACCCAGGCGATTAACTGGGCGCGAAAATATTCCTTCTTTATTTATCCGTTCATCACCGCTTGTTGCGGCATGGAGTTCATGTCTGTGGCGGGGCCGCGCTACGATCTCGACCGTTTTGGAGCGGCGTTTCCGCGTTTCTCCCCACGGCAGGCCGACTTGCTCATGGTGGTGGGAACCATCAGCCACAAGCAGGCGCCGATTCTGAACCGCGTTTACAACCAGATGACGGAGCCGAAATGGGTTGTCGCTTACGGAGTGTGCACGGTTTCCGGCGGATTCTACGACAATTACGCGACGGTGATGGGCATCGACACCATCATCCCGGTGGACGTTTACATTCCCGGCTGTCCGCCGCGACCGGAAATGGTCATTGACGCGCTGATCAAATTGCAGGACAAGGTGCAGGCGGAAACCCTTCACGATCACGTGAAAGGTCCTTCGCCGGTGACTCCACTGGATGCGCTGTAG
- a CDS encoding c-type cytochrome: MHEGGMDHKHHQVRESVESAIPDAGDQYRIQEPQDHDMHHMHGGEPEPGDLFRTRGMHDLKSLQPRQEDSGALKARGKAIYLHMCVFCHGEDGNGGGKAVSYLFPWPRDFRKGIFKFRSTPTGSLPRDEDLYRTIINGVPGTSMPAWGDALSPEDTWALVDMIKGFSTRFQEEQAGDPVDIGSPPPSTPEIVARGKVLWSEQKCINCHGASGQGDGKVADSLIDAWNHAVFVHDITRPALFKVGFQPADIYRTLSAGFDGTPMESFAHLPEEDRWALVHFIRSRFRGGLTKAEFETDLYSYRVDVELDTAPDSPVWDGVETKELVLRPLSARRGAVETINFASVNNGEYLAIRLKWLDPTKDAFSEKTQDVFRDGSAVQFALGATTLHTHGHNEPFFGMGNRNKPVNIWHWRAGLEEALEAEDDMEYSTGGVDMDALIFGGLMSNPVARLNPTGENAVEELNAEGFGTITPQPQERQNVEGYGTWKDGEWTVVFLRQMTKDGKWDVELIRDQPALVALAVWDGLKEDRNGRKVISVWQRLNILNEKK, from the coding sequence ATGCATGAAGGAGGGATGGATCATAAACATCATCAGGTTCGGGAAAGCGTCGAGAGCGCAATCCCGGATGCGGGGGATCAATACCGCATTCAGGAGCCTCAGGATCATGATATGCACCATATGCACGGCGGCGAACCGGAGCCGGGCGACTTGTTTCGCACTCGTGGAATGCATGACCTGAAATCCCTGCAACCTCGACAGGAAGACAGCGGCGCTTTGAAGGCGCGCGGCAAAGCCATTTACCTGCATATGTGCGTGTTCTGTCATGGCGAAGACGGCAACGGCGGCGGCAAGGCGGTGAGTTACCTGTTCCCCTGGCCGCGTGATTTTCGTAAAGGCATTTTCAAATTTCGCTCCACTCCCACCGGCTCCTTGCCGCGCGATGAGGATTTGTATCGCACCATCATCAACGGCGTGCCCGGCACCTCGATGCCCGCATGGGGCGACGCTTTGTCTCCGGAAGACACCTGGGCGCTGGTGGATATGATCAAAGGATTTTCGACGCGCTTTCAGGAAGAGCAGGCGGGCGATCCGGTGGATATCGGCTCTCCCCCGCCATCGACGCCTGAAATTGTGGCGCGTGGAAAGGTTCTGTGGAGCGAGCAAAAATGTATCAACTGTCACGGCGCGTCGGGGCAGGGTGATGGAAAGGTTGCGGATTCCTTGATCGACGCCTGGAACCACGCTGTGTTCGTACACGACATCACCCGGCCCGCATTGTTCAAGGTCGGGTTTCAACCTGCAGATATCTATAGAACGCTGAGCGCAGGCTTTGACGGCACGCCGATGGAATCTTTCGCGCATTTGCCGGAGGAAGACCGCTGGGCGCTGGTTCATTTTATCCGCTCGCGCTTTCGCGGTGGTTTGACCAAGGCGGAATTTGAGACCGATCTTTATTCTTATAGAGTCGATGTCGAGTTGGACACCGCGCCAGACAGCCCGGTCTGGGATGGCGTGGAGACCAAAGAGCTGGTCTTGCGTCCGCTATCCGCTCGGCGCGGCGCAGTGGAGACGATCAATTTCGCGTCGGTCAATAACGGCGAGTATCTGGCGATTCGTCTCAAATGGCTCGACCCGACCAAGGACGCTTTTTCTGAAAAGACGCAGGATGTGTTCCGCGACGGCTCCGCTGTTCAGTTCGCGCTCGGCGCGACCACCCTGCACACGCATGGTCACAACGAGCCGTTTTTCGGGATGGGCAATCGCAACAAGCCGGTCAATATCTGGCATTGGCGCGCCGGTCTGGAAGAAGCCCTGGAGGCGGAGGATGATATGGAATACTCCACCGGCGGCGTGGATATGGACGCATTGATCTTTGGCGGCTTGATGTCCAATCCTGTGGCGCGTCTCAACCCGACCGGCGAAAACGCGGTGGAGGAGTTGAACGCGGAAGGTTTTGGAACCATCACGCCGCAACCGCAGGAACGGCAAAATGTCGAGGGCTACGGAACCTGGAAGGACGGCGAATGGACGGTTGTGTTCCTGAGGCAGATGACGAAGGACGGCAAATGGGACGTGGAGCTCATTCGCGATCAACCGGCTCTGGTGGCTCTTGCGGTCTGGGACGGTTTGAAAGAGGATCGCAATGGGCGCAAGGTTATCAGCGTCTGGCAACGTTTGAATATTTTGAACGAGAAGAAATAG
- a CDS encoding DUF1566 domain-containing protein: protein MKLTHEGVFRNLRCFEDWKLISIGCLFCLLIGFVAPAFAVGPYEDQGNGAVLDKGSGLMWQKGDSHHELKKALNWYDALEYLGQKNAEKLAGYSDWRLPTRAELEGLWDAARTNRSKDNEALGLAKEFEEGGSYYLWTRDERGLDFAWYFGLGHKELYFNLKDLSDLGQGAKLVRQAGK from the coding sequence ATGAAATTAACTCATGAAGGCGTTTTCAGGAATCTTCGTTGCTTTGAAGATTGGAAATTGATTTCAATAGGATGTTTGTTTTGTCTCCTGATCGGTTTTGTCGCTCCGGCCTTTGCGGTGGGGCCTTATGAGGATCAAGGCAATGGAGCGGTTCTGGATAAAGGCTCGGGTCTGATGTGGCAGAAGGGCGACTCGCACCATGAATTGAAAAAGGCGCTCAACTGGTACGACGCGCTGGAATACCTTGGCCAGAAAAACGCCGAGAAACTGGCGGGATATTCGGACTGGCGTTTGCCGACGCGAGCGGAACTGGAAGGACTCTGGGACGCCGCGCGCACGAATCGCAGTAAGGACAACGAGGCTTTGGGATTGGCGAAAGAGTTTGAAGAGGGCGGCAGTTATTATCTGTGGACTCGCGACGAGCGCGGTCTGGACTTCGCCTGGTACTTTGGCCTGGGCCATAAAGAGCTTTATTTTAATTTAAAAGACCTTTCCGACTTGGGGCAAGGAGCGAAGTTAGTGCGACAAGCGGGCAAATGA
- a CDS encoding redoxin domain-containing protein, which yields MELIHAPRLNAESLTWLNARKPLDLPDLAGHLVILDFWTFCCINCIHIIPTLKSLEEKYPDQLVVIGVHSPKFPAEQRVENLQAAVQRYEIVHPVVHDPDFTIWKQYAIRAWPTLVFIGPDGYILGELPGEPDPEILTATLDALIEDLEKKKVLQNKAAELLKPAGVVDSSQLRFPGKIAYSSSDREFAIADSNHNQIVTADMSGAISRRIGSGEIGQRDGSFEEAQFYRPQGLCYQDGLIWVADTENHLIRKIDLKAGKVSTVAGTGKQGIPLKGQSKALEIAISSPWDVSLHDGWLYFANAGTHQIGVLHIDEASVSQFAGTGAEALVDGPRLTGVFAQPSGLSVGEEKLFLADSETSSIRSVRLDDIGLIATYVGTGLFDFGDADGKGKQAVLQHALGLHYDQGKLYIADSYNHKIKILDLKSLETTTLQASVDLLCDDTSCTRLSEPAGVVKVGGHLYVSDTNNHRIVKIDLNSGRSEIFIN from the coding sequence ATGGAACTGATTCACGCCCCGCGATTGAACGCCGAATCGCTGACCTGGTTGAACGCCCGAAAACCTTTGGACCTGCCCGATCTTGCCGGGCATCTGGTGATTCTGGATTTCTGGACTTTTTGCTGTATCAACTGCATCCACATCATCCCCACGCTGAAAAGTCTGGAAGAAAAATACCCTGACCAGTTGGTGGTGATCGGCGTTCACAGCCCCAAATTCCCAGCCGAGCAACGCGTCGAGAATCTTCAGGCGGCGGTGCAACGTTATGAAATCGTTCACCCTGTCGTGCACGACCCCGACTTTACGATCTGGAAACAATACGCCATTCGCGCCTGGCCCACGCTGGTTTTCATCGGCCCCGACGGCTATATTCTGGGCGAATTGCCCGGCGAACCGGACCCGGAGATTTTAACGGCGACTCTCGACGCCCTGATCGAAGATCTTGAAAAAAAGAAGGTCCTGCAAAACAAGGCAGCGGAATTGTTAAAACCCGCAGGGGTCGTAGACAGCAGCCAATTACGCTTTCCGGGAAAAATCGCCTACAGCTCAAGCGACCGGGAGTTTGCCATCGCCGACAGCAACCATAATCAAATCGTAACCGCCGACATGAGCGGCGCCATCAGCCGACGCATCGGGAGCGGAGAGATCGGACAGCGCGACGGTTCGTTCGAAGAGGCGCAATTCTACCGACCGCAGGGCTTGTGCTATCAAGACGGTCTGATCTGGGTGGCGGATACGGAAAATCATCTGATTCGAAAAATAGACTTGAAGGCGGGAAAGGTTTCGACCGTCGCCGGAACAGGGAAACAGGGAATTCCCCTCAAAGGACAGTCCAAAGCGCTGGAGATTGCCATCAGTTCCCCCTGGGACGTCTCCCTGCACGATGGCTGGCTCTATTTCGCCAACGCGGGGACGCATCAGATCGGAGTTCTACATATCGACGAAGCAAGCGTTTCGCAGTTCGCAGGCACCGGAGCGGAAGCGCTGGTGGACGGGCCGCGTCTTACCGGAGTGTTCGCGCAACCCAGCGGCCTGAGCGTTGGAGAGGAAAAATTATTTCTGGCGGACAGCGAAACCAGTTCCATCCGTAGCGTGCGGCTGGACGATATCGGATTGATCGCAACCTATGTCGGGACCGGCCTGTTCGACTTCGGCGACGCCGACGGCAAGGGCAAGCAGGCGGTTTTGCAACATGCGCTGGGCCTGCATTACGATCAGGGCAAGCTCTACATCGCCGATTCCTACAATCACAAAATCAAAATTCTGGATTTAAAATCGCTTGAGACGACAACGCTTCAAGCCTCTGTCGATCTGCTCTGCGACGATACCAGTTGCACGCGACTGTCGGAACCTGCGGGCGTGGTCAAGGTGGGAGGGCATCTCTATGTGTCCGACACCAACAATCACCGTATCGTCAAAATCGATTTGAACTCTGGACGCTCTGAAATTTTCATCAACTGA
- the recN gene encoding DNA repair protein RecN codes for MLSHLQIENFAIIDKLTVDFQSGLNVLTGETGAGKSILLDALNLILGGRADYDCIRTGETSARVEACFQVDGKRLLGMLDELGVELDDGQLIVKRVLSSNGKGRCFVNDSQVSVAALSNLGSRLVDIHGQHDHQTLLHPENHLDLLDLYGKTMTDRIQLGEAFAAWRKDVDALRRLREAEASKKEREELLSFQLNEIEQANLQEGEEDDLLAERNKLRNSEKLHQSASRAQDILSEADPAVLSQLGQALRELESLAGIDEEAKPLSERAQTALFEIEELTEELRDYARSILSDPSRLEEIEDRLAELTGLKRKYGGDLSAVMERRDAIASELESLASSQESMQSLENSIKDHQKKLQQMATELADRREKIAEQLKDKIEKELRDLNMNSVQFGTRFSYDADADSFVKFRGKATKLGSLGLGTMEFLFSPNPGEELRPLAKIASGGEISRVMLAIKTILNKQDDVPVLIFDEVDTGIGGNTAEKVGVKLKKLAATKQVFCVSHLPQIAGMADAHFSVRKEVKGKRTRSVIELLKYEERVEEIARMSAGATITDAAREHARQMILT; via the coding sequence ATGCTTTCACATCTTCAAATTGAAAATTTCGCGATCATCGACAAATTGACCGTCGATTTTCAATCCGGTCTGAACGTTCTGACCGGAGAGACCGGGGCGGGTAAATCGATTCTTCTCGATGCGCTCAACCTCATCCTCGGCGGTCGCGCCGATTACGATTGCATTCGCACCGGAGAAACTTCGGCGCGCGTGGAGGCTTGTTTTCAGGTGGATGGAAAACGCTTGCTGGGGATGCTGGATGAACTCGGCGTTGAACTCGACGACGGTCAATTGATCGTCAAACGGGTTTTATCGAGCAACGGCAAGGGCCGCTGTTTTGTCAACGACAGCCAGGTTTCGGTCGCCGCCTTATCAAATCTCGGTTCCCGCCTCGTGGACATTCACGGTCAACACGATCACCAGACCCTGTTGCACCCGGAAAACCATCTGGACCTGCTCGACCTGTACGGCAAGACCATGACGGATCGAATTCAACTCGGCGAAGCCTTCGCGGCCTGGAGAAAGGATGTTGATGCGTTGCGGCGTCTGCGCGAGGCCGAGGCGTCGAAGAAAGAACGTGAAGAGTTGCTGAGTTTTCAGCTCAATGAAATCGAGCAGGCGAATCTTCAGGAGGGCGAGGAAGACGATCTGCTTGCCGAACGCAACAAATTACGCAATTCAGAAAAACTGCATCAGTCCGCGTCGCGGGCGCAGGATATCTTGTCTGAAGCGGACCCTGCCGTTCTCTCCCAGTTGGGACAGGCTCTGCGCGAACTGGAATCTTTGGCGGGTATTGATGAAGAAGCGAAACCCCTGAGCGAACGGGCGCAAACCGCCTTGTTCGAGATTGAGGAGTTGACGGAGGAGTTGCGGGATTATGCCCGTTCGATTTTGTCCGACCCATCGCGTCTGGAAGAGATTGAGGACCGCCTCGCAGAGCTCACAGGCTTGAAGCGTAAATACGGCGGCGATCTTTCCGCCGTCATGGAGCGGCGCGACGCCATTGCAAGCGAACTGGAGTCGCTGGCTTCTTCTCAGGAGTCCATGCAGTCGCTGGAAAATTCAATTAAAGATCATCAGAAAAAATTACAGCAAATGGCGACGGAGCTTGCCGATCGCCGGGAAAAGATCGCAGAACAATTAAAGGATAAAATTGAAAAGGAATTGCGCGACCTCAACATGAATTCCGTTCAGTTTGGAACGCGTTTCAGTTACGACGCCGACGCCGACAGTTTTGTCAAGTTTCGCGGCAAGGCGACCAAACTGGGATCTCTGGGATTGGGGACAATGGAGTTTCTATTTTCTCCCAACCCCGGCGAGGAACTGAGGCCTCTGGCAAAGATCGCCTCCGGCGGCGAAATCTCGCGGGTGATGCTGGCAATCAAAACGATTCTCAACAAGCAGGACGACGTTCCGGTTTTGATCTTTGACGAAGTGGACACCGGCATCGGCGGCAACACCGCTGAAAAAGTCGGTGTGAAGCTGAAAAAACTGGCGGCGACCAAGCAAGTGTTCTGCGTCAGCCACCTGCCTCAAATCGCGGGCATGGCGGACGCGCATTTTTCAGTGCGTAAGGAAGTGAAGGGCAAACGCACCCGCTCCGTGATCGAGCTTTTGAAATATGAAGAGCGCGTCGAAGAAATCGCGCGTATGTCTGCAGGCGCCACGATCACCGACGCGGCGAGAGAACACGCCCGGCAGATGATCCTCACCTGA
- a CDS encoding ABC transporter substrate-binding protein: MIQSVKIIAFILLWTGLTLSPALANKQTGAAPQTTVEQLLDAIQKIKIENDKGKAQNASEHTPHALSKLNMEWISAKALGKYWDQRTEVEQKEFTELLSQLFVHVAFPNSGKFFAELKIHYGKTTLNKDRAIVPMKVVHTEEGEVGIDFHLRTTDKGEWKIVDVDLDEVSMRNNLRNQFYKILAKDGYPDLIRRMTEKLQESKG; this comes from the coding sequence ATGATTCAATCCGTTAAAATTATCGCTTTTATTCTTTTATGGACCGGCCTGACCCTGTCCCCGGCCCTTGCAAACAAGCAAACCGGCGCGGCGCCTCAGACGACCGTGGAGCAATTGCTCGACGCCATTCAAAAAATCAAAATTGAAAACGACAAGGGGAAAGCTCAAAACGCATCGGAACACACCCCACACGCACTGAGCAAACTCAATATGGAATGGATCAGCGCCAAAGCGCTGGGTAAATACTGGGATCAGCGGACGGAGGTTGAGCAAAAAGAATTTACCGAATTATTGTCGCAGTTGTTCGTTCATGTCGCTTTCCCCAATTCGGGAAAATTTTTCGCCGAGCTTAAAATTCACTACGGCAAGACGACGCTCAATAAAGACCGCGCCATCGTTCCGATGAAAGTGGTTCACACGGAGGAAGGCGAAGTGGGAATTGATTTTCACCTGCGAACGACGGACAAGGGCGAATGGAAAATCGTCGACGTCGATCTGGACGAGGTCAGCATGAGAAACAACTTGCGCAATCAATTCTACAAAATACTCGCTAAGGACGGTTACCCGGACCTTATCAGACGTATGACGGAGAAACTCCAGGAATCCAAAGGCTGA